A region of the Deinococcus hopiensis KR-140 genome:
CAGTCGACTGGCTGATTCCCTTTATCGGGAGATTCGCCTACCCCTGGTTGAAGTCCCCGGCCGTGCTGGGTTTTGACCTTGCCGGAGAGGTGGTGGAGGTTGGGCCGGGCGTCACCCGGTTTCAGGTGGGCGACCGGGTGTTGGCACTGGCAGTCGGCACCGAGAAAAACCGCAACACGTCTGCCGAGGGTGCCTTCCAACAGTACGCCGTCGTCCTCGAACGGCTGACTTGTCCTCTTCCCGATCACCTCACGTATGAACAGGGGGCGGTGCTCCCACTCGGCCTGTCCACCGCCGCCTGCGGCCTGTTCCAGAAAGATCAGCTGGCCCTCCAGTACCCGTCCGCCACTCCGGTCTCGACCGGCCAGACGCTGCTTGTCTGGGGCGGCGCGACCAGCGTCGGCGGCAATGCCATCCAGCTCGCGGTTGCCGCTGGATACGAAGTCGTCACGACGGCCTCGCCCCATAACTTCGACTACGTGCGGGCGCTCGGAGCCAAGCAGGTGTTCGACTACCGCAGCGCGACCGTCGTGCAAGACATGATTGAGGCACTCCAGGGAAGGACGCTCGCTGGAGCGTTATCAATCGCCAGCGGGTCTGCCGGTGCCTGCATGGACGTGCTGCGGGCATGCGAAGGCCGGAAATTCGTCTCCCTGGCGAGCACGCCCGTCTCTTTCGAGCCGCTGGCCCAGCAGCCGCGCGCGCTCCTGTTGCTGCCGCGCCTGCTGGGCCGGATGCTCGGGGCGACCGCCGCCCTCCAGCTGAGGGCTTGGCGCGCCGGTATTCGTACGAAGTCCATCTGGGGCAGCTCGCTGATGAACGACGAGGTCGGTCCCCTGATCTTCGGCGGGTTTCTCCCGGCGGCGCTGGCCGAGGGGCGCTACCTCGCTGTTCCGGAGCCGGTGGTGGTCGGGCGGGGTCTGGAGTCCATTCAGCAAGGTTTCGAGGCGCAGCAGCGCGGAGTCTCCGCCAAAAAGGTGGTCATCTCGAGCATAGGCGAGAGCCTGAAGCCTTGAGTTCCGCCACTTTAACCGGTCAGTGAAGTGATCCGACGTTCAACGGAGTGATGGATAAGTCAAGCAGAATGGTCTGGGCCTGGCGGCCGGAGGGCCAGTACATCATCAAGAACCTGGTCCTGATAGCGGGAGCGTTGGTCGTGGGGGCAATGTGGCGTGGAGGAGCCCTGATTGCCGATCCGAAAGCGGAGTGGATGCAGGCGTTGCACGCCAGTTTCACCGCGAGCCTTGAAGGCGAGTTCGCGGCAACAGTGGACGGACTCAACGTCTTGAACCGCTGTATGGCGATGCCTGCGAGCCAGGCATGGGCAGGAACGCTTGACTTCTCCCGGAACCGACGGGTCACCATGGTGACGGACTGGTGACACCTCAGGTACCTGACGCAAGGCATGCAAACCGTTTACAGAACCCTACACCGTTCTCGAGAAGGTGTGCCGGAAATTCCTCCCCAACCCTATAGAACACGAAAACACGTACATGTCTTTGATCATCACTCTTCTCGTTGGTGCCCTCTGCGTTCAAAACTGATACGGGCTCCGGCCGCTTCTGAACAAGCCTGCGCGCAGCGGCGAGCGTGGTTTCGCGGGTGACGCTGATGTGCGTCTCCCACCGGTCAGGCGCGGCGAAGTGCCCCAGTGTCTGGGTCTCCAACGGTGTGTACAGGCGGGTGCCTGCCTTCATTCTGGTCGGGGACGGGTGCAGGGCACCGGCTCCAGGTTGAGGGTGGGAAGGCCTTTACCGCTCTCCCTGACCGGTGTTCCAGCTGAAGAGCTTCGTGGGAGCCACTTGACTCTCTTGCCGCAAGAGAGTCCACCATAGAGGCATCTGTGCGCACAGGGACCCACCATGATCAAGATCGGAGATTTTGCCCGCCTCAGCCAAGTCACTGTTGCCGCCCTCCGTCATTACGATGAACGTGGGCTCCTGAGTCCTCTCAAAGTTGACCAGGACAGCAACTACCGGTATTACTCCGTCGCCCAGCTGCCTCGGCTGAACCGCATTCTCGCCCTCAAAGACCTCGGTTTCTCTCTCGAACAGATCCTCGAAGTGCTCCAAGACGACGTTTCTCCTGAGCAGTTGCGGGGCATGCTCAAGCTCAGACAAGTCGAAGCAGCCGAGAGGCTCGTTGAAGAACAGCGCCGTCTGGAACGTCTCGAGGTCCGCTTGAGATGGATCGAACAGGAGAACTGTATGCCAACGTTTGAGATCGTCCTCAAAACGGTGCCGTCCATGCTGGTGGCCGCTCGCCGCATCAGCATCCCAACGAACGATCAGGTTCCTGCGTACCTGAACCCTGCATTCCAGGAAGTCTACGAGCATGCCGGTCGCCACGGTGCAAAGAAGCATGCGCCACACCTGGCGGTCTGGTACACATCAGCGTCCACATTGGCGGATGAGGATGCAGAAGCCGTGCTCCCCATTGACCGTCCCATCCCTTCTTCGGATAGGGTGACCGTACATACCCTTCCGCAAGTTGAGGTTGCTTCCGTGGTACATCACGGAGATTTCCAGGAGTTTACGCAAGGGCATACCGCGCTTCTCCAGTGGATAGAGCAGCACAACTATGAGATCACTGGACCGTTCCGGGAGATCTATCTCAAGCACAACCCGGATGACCTGGCTGACTCAACGACAGAAATACAATATCCTGTTCAAAAACTCCTAGGCTGAGACCTTAAGCGGCCAAAAAACCGTATGCGCCTGCTCGGCATGAAGTTCAACCTCATGCCGAGCAGTTACTTTCTGGCAAGGCTTGGTCAGCATCTTCCGCAATGCTGTCCTTATGCCGAGCTTCTTGTGCCAACAAGGCTCTGGAAGCCCAAGGGCTGAAAACCGCCCTTGATCAACTCCATGTTGTCCTCTTCCTACAGAAGGCCCGCGACAGTGAGCGTTTAAGCGTCCTGTACGAGCGTGACCAGTGCGTCCCCCTCGAGGACAAGAAAGAAGCCTCTTCCACCCCGGTTGGGAGCTGATACAGAAGCGGCGCTGTCGCCACTTACGCAAAACCCCCTGCACATCCGGCGGGGGGTTTTGCACGTCAGAAGAGGGCGGTTACTTCTTGGTGGTGCGCTTGGCCCTGGGCTTGGGCGCTGCGGCCTTGCTCTTGCGCGAGTTGCCGAGGTTCTGGCCCTTCGCGTAGCTGTTCTGCAG
Encoded here:
- a CDS encoding zinc-binding alcohol dehydrogenase family protein: MALSVRSGTPPFSNTAAWFVQGRLTLEVGPASYTPPRSEEVVIRTHAVAVNPVDWLIPFIGRFAYPWLKSPAVLGFDLAGEVVEVGPGVTRFQVGDRVLALAVGTEKNRNTSAEGAFQQYAVVLERLTCPLPDHLTYEQGAVLPLGLSTAACGLFQKDQLALQYPSATPVSTGQTLLVWGGATSVGGNAIQLAVAAGYEVVTTASPHNFDYVRALGAKQVFDYRSATVVQDMIEALQGRTLAGALSIASGSAGACMDVLRACEGRKFVSLASTPVSFEPLAQQPRALLLLPRLLGRMLGATAALQLRAWRAGIRTKSIWGSSLMNDEVGPLIFGGFLPAALAEGRYLAVPEPVVVGRGLESIQQGFEAQQRGVSAKKVVISSIGESLKP
- a CDS encoding poly(ADP-ribose) glycohydrolase domain-containing protein is translated as MKAGTRLYTPLETQTLGHFAAPDRWETHISVTRETTLAAARRLVQKRPEPVSVLNAEGTNEKSDDQRHVRVFVFYRVGEEFPAHLLENGVGFCKRFACLASGT
- a CDS encoding MerR family transcriptional regulator, which encodes MIKIGDFARLSQVTVAALRHYDERGLLSPLKVDQDSNYRYYSVAQLPRLNRILALKDLGFSLEQILEVLQDDVSPEQLRGMLKLRQVEAAERLVEEQRRLERLEVRLRWIEQENCMPTFEIVLKTVPSMLVAARRISIPTNDQVPAYLNPAFQEVYEHAGRHGAKKHAPHLAVWYTSASTLADEDAEAVLPIDRPIPSSDRVTVHTLPQVEVASVVHHGDFQEFTQGHTALLQWIEQHNYEITGPFREIYLKHNPDDLADSTTEIQYPVQKLLG